The window GACTCCTACTTGCAGGGCTTGGCCAGGAGGGTCAGCGCGCAGCACCCCCCGGAGTCGCGGAAGAGGAAATTTGGTAATGGAGCTGTAACCCTTCGGCTTCTGCCCTCTCCGGCAGCTTTGTGGGAGTCTGGGCGCGACAGCTTAATGTCCACGGGGTGCTTGGCCCCCGGGCAGTGGCGTTGTGCCGTTTTGTAAGAATAAAACAATCTCTGCTGAAACTCGTTGTGCACGTTGCACTGGGAGCTCTGGAAATCGGCGGTCTCCATTCGTTGTGGTGATGGATGTGGGAGAGCTGGGCTTATACTGAAGTGTGCAAGCATGTTTGGTCTATTTAAATAAATCCTAAAATGTGTGATTTTTGAACATTACGATATGCCATTGCAATGCTGAAACTTTAATCTTCAGTAATAGTTGAATGTTATGAGTGAGAAAGTAGCATTGTCCTGTTTTGTGTAATTTGTTTTTGCCTTCTAGTGCCTAAGCCAGGCCAGCCCGAGGATGCTGGCAGACAGCccaagaaacagaagagaaagaaactgAGGAAGCAAGCTGAGAAGAAGAATGCACCTTCAGTCAAACAAGTGGTTTCTAACACCAGTAAATCCACTCCAGGACAGAAAGCAGTGCCTCAAACCAGCAAATCCTCTCCACAGGGTGTTACACAGAATAGGAATGAGAGTTTGGCCACAGGTAAGAATTCCAGCATTGCCATGGTCTGTTTAAAGTGACCTGGGCTGAGGTGGCTGCTTTTCAGTTGCTTCACACATGTCTAGTTTGGAAAGCCTTGAAGAAATTCAGCTGAATTGAGAACATCTTAACTTATTCCATGTGCCCTGAAAGCTTTTGCCTATGGACACAAATTTGTGCCATCACCACTGGGTGGCTCTCTAGAAACGGTGTTTAAACTGAAATGCAGAcctttttaatgtatttgtgTAACTTTGGGAATTATGCATGGATACAATCCCTGTCCTGCCAGGTCAGTTTTCTATTATGACTCTGAAAAGCCAGATCACAGAGAAAAGATGTCCTGAGTGTCTCTGTTTCCACAAGCTTGGTACTtgccaggcagccccagggcatGCCAGGCCACTTACTGGCAGTGTTGAATGATAATATGGATGGAAAAGGGAGAATTCTAAAGAAACCAATGAAATAGAAACTCTTGGTTTGTTCAGATTTTCCGTTCCATTCACAGCATCTCAAGAGTTCCCGGAGCTTTTCCCACAGCCGTAGAAAGTGCTTCTGTTTAGCTGCTGCTGTCTTTTaagtagttttattttcttcctctcatttTCAGGGAGTAAAAGTGAACTGAGTTCCCCTTCTGTTTCTGCAATCAATCTCTTGCGTCAGAGACTGCACGAGAAGATTAAAAAAGCTTCTGGACAAGTATGAGAACTTTTAATATGTGTTTCTGCACTATAAATTCTCCTCAGCCTCCCAGGGGATGTGGGGAGAGGATCTCACAAGGCTCAGGGTTGGAGCTGTTTCTGTCTCCTAAGGAATTGCCAGTAGGTATTGCTGGGAGACCTCTCCGTGTTCTGTGGAAAAAACACGAGAAGAGGTGGGGCCAGGCTTGGGGGAGAACATGCCTCTGGtgattttcaggaaaaagcaaagcactGAAGGGGAACAGCTACAGGCTGTTGGGAGAGAGTGAAGGGTTTGAAATGCCTGTGCTGTGTTTAGTGTCTCTAACAGCTGAGCTCCTTGTCACAGTTGGTGTGCTTCTTAGGGGAAGTTTGAAATCAGGACAGCCCACTTTTATCCCTTTAGGGCTCATTCATGTCCATTCTTCTTCTTAGGATAATGCCAAAGAATTAACCCCTGCAGtcctggagaagaggcagcGAAGGAaatatgagagagagagaaagaagcgCCGAAGAAAGGAGTTGAAGATGAAGGcaaaaatggagaagaaagaaaCTAAGGAGGTACCAGTAgagccagaaaacaaaaaggaggagagcagagctgagatTGTCTTTAACAGAGTTGAAGTCCATGAAGAAAACGAGCTGAACAAGATccagaagaagaaggagaagaggaaagcagTGAAAGGCAATATCACTCCTCTGACGGGCAGGAACTACAAGCAGCTACTGAGCAGGCTGGAGACGAGGAAGAATAAGCTGGAGGAACTCAAGGATAAGGATGAGAAGAAAGCTCAAGAGCTGGAGACCAAGATAAAATGGACAAATGCTCTCTATAAGGCGGAAGGTGTGAAGATCCGTGACAACGAGGAGCGGCTGAAGGAAGCTCTGAAGCGCAAGGAGAAGCGCAAAGCCCAGCGCAAAAGGCAGTGGGAGCAGCGGACAATAAGGGTGGTGGAAAAGATGCAGCAGCGGCAGGACAAGCGGCAGAAGAACAtccagaagaagaagaaggagaggaTGGAGAAGAAGAAAGCCAGGGCCAGGAAGAAAGGCCGGGTTCTGCCAGAGGACTTGAAAAAAGCTGGGTTAATGTGAGAGGGAGGCAGCTGGTCCTGGCAGCCCAGATTCCAGGGCGGACTGTCCCTCTTGTCTGCCACTGTCCTGGGGGAGGCAGTGCCTGGGGACATCAGGCTGTGGGGCAGGCACTGCCACGGCTTCCCAGCTtcatcacagggaaaaaaaaaacatgtgtGTTTGTTAATAAAGTTTTCTATCCCAAGGAAACACCTTCTGGCTGGTTAATAATAAGAATTATTATTACTTTCCCAAAGAGGAAATGCTGGTTGCTGTCACTCCTGATGTGCTGCAGGGTGTGTCCCTCATGCCGTGGGTGCCACCAAGGGAACCCCTGGGATCGATGGCTTTCAGAGGGggcaaaaataaaggaaaaggagTGCATGGAGCAAACAAGATGCTTGTGGTTTGAATGGATTAGGAGCTGCCTTGAGGTCTTCATGTTTGGGTGAAATACCTTTTTAGCAGCTTTGTAATCATTCATTTCATACTTGGGACCTCTAAGAAATTCCAGCAAGAGCCCGAGTGCAATCTGAGTTTGAGATGCAGGCTTTGTTCTCAAGAGAAGGCAGTTCTTTCCTTTTGGGAGCTAACGAAAGGGAGAGGAAGATCTTGCATCTTTAGCAAAATTTAAATATTGCTGATAGTTTGATTTCAGAAGCCTTTAAAAGGAACACAGAGAATTGTTCATATAGTTCTATTGTCAAAGGCAGAAAATAAGTAGCCTCTGCACAATCTTCTGACacaagggagcagcagctggatttAGGTAAAGTAAAACTATTTCATCACTATCAACTTTATGCAGAAATACAGGTGTAAACTTGAGCAGCTGTTTGCCCAGGTCAAGGGAAAAAGtacagctcagctgctgcaaTTCAGCGTgggggagagtggtggggacAGTCCAGAAGATAAAGCCACTGCTCTGAGAGGAGTCAAAATTGCAGGTGTCCTCCTGATCCTGGCTGGTGTAACCTGAAGTTTGTTCTAAGGTCAGTGATGTTACAGACTGAGCCCAATAGAATTTTCTCTTAGTAGCATTGAAATAAGCTATTTTTTTGCCTTATCAATAAAGCTCTGACGAATGTGCTGGGAGTGAAATGCAGGCTGGGCAGTGCTTCCCAGCTGGATCCCTGCCAGAGTACAGTTAACTCCTGGTGGTGCACCTGTAATATGAGACTctgaaaagtgagaaaaccaaGCAGTGGATTTGTGCCGAGGTCTGTGTTCAAGCCTCAGGTGTGACTGAACACACCCGTGTCACGGGAGCCAAAGGCAGCTCGTTTAATACCAAAGTCCAGCAAGGAAACCTCTTCCTCGGCAAAGATGGAGCCCTTCCCGTGGAtatcttctctttctccatGTTCTGGACGACTCTGCACTCACAGCTCGCCACTTCAGTTCTAGGAATCTGAAATACAGGTTTGGAAATCTGAAATAGTCGATCTGCAAAGAACATTTTGCACGGAGTGGTCTACAAGTGAGGTATTTATCTGCAGTCCAGAATGCTTTCCAAGGCAGGGCTTGAAGATAAAGTAGTGCTTTGTTCCGGGAGGTCAAGTAAGTTCATTTGGGAGCAACAGAGCTACTTTCAACCATATCCATTTTAAAAGAACTCTCTGAACAAATTTGAGGAACCTGAGTAACTATTAAAAATGCTTtagctgtgttttgtttttaattggaGATTCTGTTATCAGCTGCAACCACAtccatttcatttttgtttgcattCATGGTGAACTCTGGGGCTGTAAATCAGTTGAGGTAAATGTCAGCGAGATGGTTTTAGATGCAGGAAGATGTTCCAGTCTCATCTGGCTCCAGCATTTTTGCAGGTTTGTAACACAGAAACTGAAGCAAAGGGAGAATACATCAGCTCTGCTCCTAAAGATGCAATAACTCAAAATACATGGGTTACTTGTCCTCATATAGGAGTGTATGAACTGTGACAGCATTTCAGTTTTGTGGGGCAATCCAGCTTTGCTTAATACTGGTGAGGGCTCAGAAAGAGAATTTGGGCTGTTTTGGCACCAGATTTCAGGAGAATGGGCTGGTTAAAGAGAGTCCAGTCAGAACTGACAGATCCTGGATCTTGCAGTTAGGAGACTACAAAGAAAGACTGAAGGAGCTCACAGAgcagaagagggaaggaaacaTCAGAGCCTTCAGGTATGGGAAGGGGAGTCTGCAGGTGTGTGATCACTGCCATAAACAGGCACAGACCTAAACTGCAGTGAGTGAGATCCTGGTTGGAATTTGGAAGCCTGCTGCTGAGAAGGGCAGGACAGCACCAGCACCTGCCCTGTGTCTGACCAGCTCTCAAAGAATGGTTGAAAAACAACTGTTTGAAGCTGGTGAAACCATGGAATAACAGCTAGAAGGGGAAGGCTGTTTGCACATCCTTCTACTTCTGTGGATCTGCAGCATTTTTGGGCAAGAATCCAAAACTGCTCAGCAGGAATCCATGAAGACTTTAACTGGTGGAAGGCCTTAagatatttaattaattaattaattattatttttaataggatTTTGTGATGCTTCTTGGCAAAAGCTAATTAGATTGCCTGACAGGAGAGTGAGGAAGAAGCACCAGAGAGGATTTCTGTACAGCATAGTAAAGCAAATTAAAGAACTtctgccatttttctttttacaaacaGAGAAATTATAGCAGGAAAATCACCTCTGCCTTTTCAGATCCACTGGCACTGGTTTATGCCTTACCAAGGGCCAGGACAGTAATGATTTCTGTGGTTACTTCAGCATCCTCCAAGAAGCACCATGTACCACTTACTCCCACTGACATAAATGCTACTGACTCTATAAATAGAAGCCTGACaaacagcttttttctttttttttttttttccacatcccCCCCCCAGGTTCCAATCAC is drawn from Pseudopipra pipra isolate bDixPip1 chromosome 20, bDixPip1.hap1, whole genome shotgun sequence and contains these coding sequences:
- the SURF6 gene encoding surfeit locus protein 6, producing MASLAAQDSYLQGLARRVSAQHPPESRKRKFVPKPGQPEDAGRQPKKQKRKKLRKQAEKKNAPSVKQVVSNTSKSTPGQKAVPQTSKSSPQGVTQNRNESLATGSKSELSSPSVSAINLLRQRLHEKIKKASGQDNAKELTPAVLEKRQRRKYERERKKRRRKELKMKAKMEKKETKEVPVEPENKKEESRAEIVFNRVEVHEENELNKIQKKKEKRKAVKGNITPLTGRNYKQLLSRLETRKNKLEELKDKDEKKAQELETKIKWTNALYKAEGVKIRDNEERLKEALKRKEKRKAQRKRQWEQRTIRVVEKMQQRQDKRQKNIQKKKKERMEKKKARARKKGRVLPEDLKKAGLM